In a genomic window of Gemmatimonadales bacterium:
- a CDS encoding dihydrolipoamide acetyltransferase family protein, producing the protein MAKVDVIMPQMGESIAEGTLSRWIKKVGDPVKRDEPIFEISTDKVDAEIPAPSAGVLAEVLVTEGQTVAVQTVVARIETDAAAGAPTAGAPQAAVPAAAPVPAAPAQTAPAAPAPTASAPTTSAPAATAPTREQRPTPAPAPARVPAPAASAGARAAPEGERAGAGGNGVPETAEERLRRRSTPVVRKMAAEHNLDLSAIPGSGIAGRVTKNDVLSYLEAGPPAPPAGAAPAPPAAPAPAPAAAAPAAAAPHGPTGVEPWPGDRVEPWSRIRKLTAEHMVMSRRTSPHVNTIFEIDYTRVAQLRAKKKQEYAERGVSLTYLAFIAKAVADGLRRHPGLNAAVSGESTILRRDINLGIAVALEWGLIVPVVKHADELSLLGLARAINDLGERARNKKLSPDEVQKGTFTITNPGVFGSVIGTPIINQPQAAILCVGSIEKQPAVVTVDGTDSLAIRTKGMLSLAFDHRIVDGADADRFMADVKASLQQFPESAV; encoded by the coding sequence ATGGCAAAAGTTGACGTCATCATGCCCCAGATGGGCGAGTCGATTGCGGAGGGCACGCTCTCCCGCTGGATCAAGAAGGTCGGCGACCCGGTCAAGCGGGACGAGCCGATCTTCGAGATCTCGACCGACAAGGTGGACGCCGAGATTCCGGCCCCGTCCGCCGGGGTGCTGGCGGAGGTGCTCGTGACCGAAGGGCAGACGGTCGCGGTGCAGACGGTGGTCGCGCGTATCGAGACGGACGCGGCGGCCGGGGCACCGACGGCCGGGGCGCCGCAGGCCGCTGTGCCGGCCGCCGCCCCCGTGCCCGCTGCTCCGGCGCAGACGGCGCCTGCGGCGCCTGCTCCCACCGCGTCTGCTCCAACCACGTCTGCTCCGGCCGCCACCGCTCCGACGCGCGAGCAACGTCCCACGCCTGCTCCGGCTCCCGCCCGGGTCCCGGCACCAGCCGCGAGCGCCGGCGCCCGGGCGGCTCCCGAGGGAGAACGCGCTGGCGCCGGCGGCAACGGTGTCCCCGAAACCGCCGAAGAGCGCCTTCGCCGCCGCTCCACGCCGGTGGTCCGGAAGATGGCCGCGGAGCACAATCTCGATCTGAGCGCCATTCCCGGCAGCGGCATCGCGGGTCGGGTCACCAAGAACGACGTGCTCTCTTATCTCGAGGCCGGGCCGCCAGCCCCCCCGGCCGGCGCGGCTCCCGCGCCCCCAGCCGCTCCTGCCCCCGCGCCGGCCGCCGCCGCGCCGGCCGCCGCCGCGCCGCACGGTCCCACCGGTGTCGAGCCCTGGCCCGGCGACCGGGTCGAACCCTGGTCCCGGATCCGGAAGCTCACGGCGGAGCACATGGTGATGTCCCGGCGGACCTCACCCCACGTGAACACCATCTTCGAGATCGACTACACCCGCGTCGCGCAGCTTCGAGCGAAGAAGAAGCAGGAGTATGCCGAGCGCGGCGTGAGCCTCACCTACCTCGCCTTCATCGCCAAGGCGGTGGCCGACGGCCTGAGAAGGCACCCGGGGCTGAACGCCGCCGTGTCCGGCGAGAGCACCATTCTCCGGCGGGACATCAATCTGGGCATCGCGGTCGCGCTGGAGTGGGGGCTCATCGTCCCGGTGGTCAAGCACGCCGATGAGCTGTCGCTGCTGGGTCTCGCCCGGGCCATCAACGACCTGGGCGAGCGGGCCCGCAACAAGAAGCTCAGTCCCGACGAAGTGCAGAAAGGCACGTTCACCATTACCAATCCGGGTGTGTTCGGCTCGGTGATCGGCACTCCGATCATCAACCAGCCGCAAGCCGCCATCCTCTGCGTCGGATCGATCGAGAAGCAGCCCGCGGTGGTCACCGTGGACGGCACCGACAGTCTCGCGATCCGGACCAAGGGGATGCTCTCGCTCGCGTTCGATCACCGGATCGTGGACGGTGCCGACGCCGACCGCTTCATGGCCGACGTGAAGGCCAGCCTCCAGCAGTTCCCGGAGAGCGCCGTCTAG
- a CDS encoding redoxin domain-containing protein produces the protein MIALLPAGSQAPRFTAAASDGQTYRLDDLLLQSRVLLVFYPGNDTPG, from the coding sequence GTGATCGCGCTGCTGCCGGCGGGGAGCCAGGCTCCCCGATTCACCGCCGCCGCTTCCGACGGACAGACCTACCGACTGGACGACCTGCTGCTGCAGTCCCGCGTCCTGCTGGTCTTCTATCCGGGCAACGATACCCCTGGCTGA
- a CDS encoding PHP domain-containing protein: MHSTASDGSLSPEAVVGRALAARLGAIALTDHDTLAGVPEATVAGERLSLRVIGGCEFSAAAPWGEMHVLGYFLPSQSPELEAFLERCRADRVRRGREMVTRLQALGVGLEFEDVLRESRGGAVGRPHVARAVVRRGGAVDVGQAFDRYIGRGRPAFVDKVLPRFREISDLVHGVRGIVSIAHVKERGTRSFLERLKQEGLDAVEIRHPSHDPELRARLGEIALRLGLERTGGSDWHGDPEPGESHGALGSQEVPIEWLERLEALRPGPAASVGP, from the coding sequence GTGCACTCCACCGCCTCGGACGGGAGTCTCTCCCCCGAGGCTGTGGTCGGGCGGGCGTTGGCCGCGAGGCTCGGCGCCATCGCCCTCACCGACCACGACACCCTGGCCGGGGTGCCCGAGGCCACGGTAGCGGGAGAGCGGCTGAGTCTTCGGGTCATCGGCGGATGCGAGTTCTCGGCGGCCGCTCCCTGGGGCGAGATGCACGTGCTGGGCTACTTCCTGCCGTCCCAATCGCCCGAGCTGGAGGCGTTCCTGGAGCGCTGCCGGGCCGATCGGGTGCGACGCGGGCGGGAGATGGTCACTCGACTGCAGGCACTCGGAGTGGGACTGGAGTTCGAGGACGTGCTCCGGGAGTCCCGCGGGGGGGCGGTCGGGCGGCCCCATGTGGCCCGCGCGGTGGTCCGCCGGGGCGGTGCGGTCGACGTGGGCCAGGCGTTCGACCGCTACATCGGCCGGGGCCGGCCGGCGTTCGTCGACAAGGTGCTGCCCCGGTTCCGGGAGATCAGCGACCTGGTGCATGGGGTGCGCGGGATCGTCTCGATCGCCCACGTGAAGGAGCGGGGCACTCGCTCGTTCCTCGAGCGCTTGAAGCAGGAAGGACTCGATGCGGTCGAGATCCGCCACCCGAGCCACGATCCGGAGCTGCGTGCACGGCTCGGCGAGATCGCCCTCCGGCTGGGGCTGGAACGGACCGGCGGGAGCGACTGGCACGGCGATCCCGAGCCGGGCGAGAGTCACGGCGCGCTCGGCTCCCAGGAGGTGCCGATCGAATGGCTGGAGCGGCTGGAGGCACTGCGGCCGGGCCCGGCTGCGTCGGTCGGCCCGTGA